In one window of Brassica rapa cultivar Chiifu-401-42 chromosome A07, CAAS_Brap_v3.01, whole genome shotgun sequence DNA:
- the LOC103830152 gene encoding MATH domain and coiled-coil domain-containing protein At3g58270 isoform X2 produces the protein MSMGEQVEKRFTWVLKNFSDLQDEPSYSRPFLFAGCNWHIIAYPKGYDKCRHLSLYLGIVNPESLPSGWRRELKFRLTLVNKVWSCDTKVLEGQRWFDASSSVWGFKEFMPLSTIRYRDNKFLVGDKIVIVAELHLFPLVVETVKIIQPLSCNEGSQVAAGKSQNADASQEKVVDFDVSQDVDASKEGLDDDDGPSQEGSDDDGASEEGSGDDDASSLVSEDGSSEKGSLKDGALTVGNCGVKRNNVASETEVSNVDYDDAPIEDPGDDDVIENDQGDDNASSLASGVSERDVGSLNKFDDASQREDDGDMKCNKVASVTEASNDLPEEVQPVEETKDVNGFQVLSSQVESVSHIFRRHPDIALGFRPKNQAIRKAYMNELLSLIEMMCQSPHKLSEDDLSNADDTLADLIDVGFKLDWLKIKLNEVSEKKKKEKGSDARLRTMEEQLLKLKLMFLDLETQLQKEKEEALAARAPFSFNDVVY, from the exons ATGTCAATGGGTGAGCAAGTTGAGAAGAGATTCACATGGGTTTTGAAAAACTTCTCAGACTTGCAAGACGAGCCTAGCTACTCTCGCCCATTCCTCTTCGCTGGTTGCAATTGGCATATAATTGCTTACCCCAAGGGGTATGACAAGTGCAGACACTTATCTCTGTATCTGGGTATTGTAAATCCTGAATCTTTACCATCAGGATGGAGAAGAGAATTGAAGTTTCGCCTCACTCTTGTTAATAAGGTCTGGAGCTGTGATACCAAAGTATTAG AAGGGCAACGGTGGTTCGATGCAAGTAGTAGCGTTTGGGGGTTTAAAGAGTTCATGCCCCTTTCAACGATTCGTTACAGAGATAATAAATTTCTGGTTGGTGACAAGATTGTTATTGTCGCTGAACTACACCTTTTTCCACTTGTTGTGGAAACTGTGAAGATTATTCAACCTCTGAGCTGCAATGAAGGAAGCCAAGTTGCTGCTGGAAAATCTCAGAATGCTGATGCatctcaagagaaagtagtagACTTTGATGTCTCTCAGGATGTCGATGCATCTAAAGAGGGTTTG gatgatgatgatgggcCATCTCAAGAGGGCTCAGATGATGATGGTGCATCGGAAGAGGGCTCTGGTGATGATGATGCTTCATCTCTTGTTTCTGAAGATGGAAGTAGTGAGAAAGGTTCTTTGAAGGACGGAGCTCTTACAGTAGGAAACTGTGGTGTGAAGCGTAACAATGTGGCATCTGAGACTGAGGTTTCCAATGTGGATTATGATGATGCGCCTATAGAGGATCCAGGTGATGATGATGTAATTGAAAATGATCAGGGTGATGATAATGCGTCATCTCTTGCTTCCGGTGTCAGTGAGAGAGATGTAGGCTCTCTAAACAAATTTGATGACGCCTCTCAGAGGGAAGATGATGGTGATATGAAGTGTAATAAAGTAGCATCTGTTACTGAGGCTTCCAATGATCTTCCGGAGGAGGTTCAACCAGTAGAGGAAACCAAAGATGTTAATGGTTTTCAGGTTTTATCTTCACAG GTAGAATCAGTGAGCCATATATTCAGAAGACACCCTGACATAGCATTAGGCTTCCGTCCAAAGAACCAAGCGATCAGAAAAGCTTACATGAATGAACTCCTTAGCCTCATCGAGATGATGTGCCAGTCACCACACAAACTCTCCGAGGATGATCTGAGCAATGCTGATGACACACTGGCTGATCTGATTGATGTCGGTTTTAAATTGGATTGGCTGAAGATAAAGCTGAATGAGGTttcagagaagaagaagaaggaaaaggGTAGTGACGCTCGGCTAAGAACAATGGAAGAACAGTTGCTGAAGCTGAAGCTGATGTTCTTGGATCTTGAAACTCAGCTGCAGAAGGAAAAGGAAGAGGCTTTGGCTGCAAGAGCTCCATTCTCGTTCAACGATGTTGTGTATTGA
- the LOC103830155 gene encoding nuclear transcription factor Y subunit C-2, whose amino-acid sequence MEHSEEGQPQQGVMDYVPPRAYQSGMPSSMAFHHQQLQLFWATQMQEIEQTTDFKNHTLPLARIKKIMKADEDVRMISAEAPVIFAKACEMFILELTLRSWIHTEENKRRTLQKNDIAAAISRTDVFDFLVDIIPKDDLKEEGLGVTKLTMPTVVDSPPYYYLQQQQGVMPWAQGNLEQHHDDQ is encoded by the coding sequence ATGGAGCATTCAGAAGAGGGCCAGCCGCAACAGGGGGTCATGGATTATGTTCCTCCTCGTGCTTATCAGAGTGGAATGCCCTCTTCTATGGCGTTCCATCACCAGCAGCTCCAACTTTTCTGGGCAACCCAAATGCAAGAGATCGAGCAGACCACAGACTTCAAGAACCACACCCTTCCGCTGGCGCGCATTAAGAAGATCATGAAAGCCGATGAAGATGTGCGCATGATCTCAGCGGAGGCCCCAGTGATCTTTGCCAAGGCATGTGAGATGTTCATACTGGAGCTGACGCTGCGCTCTTGGATCCACACGGAGGAGAACAAGAGGAGGACCTTGCAGAAGAACGACATAGCCGCTGCCATATCAAGGACTGACGTCTTTGATTTCCTGGTGGACATTATCCCCAAGGACGACCTGAAAGAAGAAGGGTTAGGGGTAACCAAACTGACCATGCCAACGGTGGTCGATTCTCCCCCATACTATTACTTGCAGCAGCAGCAAGGGGTGATGCCCTGGGCACAGGGGAATCTAGAGCAACACCATGATGATCAGTAG
- the LOC103830152 gene encoding MATH domain and coiled-coil domain-containing protein At3g58270 isoform X1, translating to MSMGEQVEKRFTWVLKNFSDLQDEPSYSRPFLFAGCNWHIIAYPKGYDKCRHLSLYLGIVNPESLPSGWRRELKFRLTLVNKVWSCDTKVLEGQRWFDASSSVWGFKEFMPLSTIRYRDNKFLVGDKIVIVAELHLFPLVVETVKIIQPLSCNEGSQVAAGKSQNADASQEKVVDFDVSQDVDASKEGLDDDGASEENVDDDDDDGPSQEGSDDDGASEEGSGDDDASSLVSEDGSSEKGSLKDGALTVGNCGVKRNNVASETEVSNVDYDDAPIEDPGDDDVIENDQGDDNASSLASGVSERDVGSLNKFDDASQREDDGDMKCNKVASVTEASNDLPEEVQPVEETKDVNGFQVLSSQVESVSHIFRRHPDIALGFRPKNQAIRKAYMNELLSLIEMMCQSPHKLSEDDLSNADDTLADLIDVGFKLDWLKIKLNEVSEKKKKEKGSDARLRTMEEQLLKLKLMFLDLETQLQKEKEEALAARAPFSFNDVVY from the exons ATGTCAATGGGTGAGCAAGTTGAGAAGAGATTCACATGGGTTTTGAAAAACTTCTCAGACTTGCAAGACGAGCCTAGCTACTCTCGCCCATTCCTCTTCGCTGGTTGCAATTGGCATATAATTGCTTACCCCAAGGGGTATGACAAGTGCAGACACTTATCTCTGTATCTGGGTATTGTAAATCCTGAATCTTTACCATCAGGATGGAGAAGAGAATTGAAGTTTCGCCTCACTCTTGTTAATAAGGTCTGGAGCTGTGATACCAAAGTATTAG AAGGGCAACGGTGGTTCGATGCAAGTAGTAGCGTTTGGGGGTTTAAAGAGTTCATGCCCCTTTCAACGATTCGTTACAGAGATAATAAATTTCTGGTTGGTGACAAGATTGTTATTGTCGCTGAACTACACCTTTTTCCACTTGTTGTGGAAACTGTGAAGATTATTCAACCTCTGAGCTGCAATGAAGGAAGCCAAGTTGCTGCTGGAAAATCTCAGAATGCTGATGCatctcaagagaaagtagtagACTTTGATGTCTCTCAGGATGTCGATGCATCTAAAGAGGGTTTGGATGATGATGGGGCATCTGAAGAgaatgttgatgatgatgatgatgatgggcCATCTCAAGAGGGCTCAGATGATGATGGTGCATCGGAAGAGGGCTCTGGTGATGATGATGCTTCATCTCTTGTTTCTGAAGATGGAAGTAGTGAGAAAGGTTCTTTGAAGGACGGAGCTCTTACAGTAGGAAACTGTGGTGTGAAGCGTAACAATGTGGCATCTGAGACTGAGGTTTCCAATGTGGATTATGATGATGCGCCTATAGAGGATCCAGGTGATGATGATGTAATTGAAAATGATCAGGGTGATGATAATGCGTCATCTCTTGCTTCCGGTGTCAGTGAGAGAGATGTAGGCTCTCTAAACAAATTTGATGACGCCTCTCAGAGGGAAGATGATGGTGATATGAAGTGTAATAAAGTAGCATCTGTTACTGAGGCTTCCAATGATCTTCCGGAGGAGGTTCAACCAGTAGAGGAAACCAAAGATGTTAATGGTTTTCAGGTTTTATCTTCACAG GTAGAATCAGTGAGCCATATATTCAGAAGACACCCTGACATAGCATTAGGCTTCCGTCCAAAGAACCAAGCGATCAGAAAAGCTTACATGAATGAACTCCTTAGCCTCATCGAGATGATGTGCCAGTCACCACACAAACTCTCCGAGGATGATCTGAGCAATGCTGATGACACACTGGCTGATCTGATTGATGTCGGTTTTAAATTGGATTGGCTGAAGATAAAGCTGAATGAGGTttcagagaagaagaagaaggaaaaggGTAGTGACGCTCGGCTAAGAACAATGGAAGAACAGTTGCTGAAGCTGAAGCTGATGTTCTTGGATCTTGAAACTCAGCTGCAGAAGGAAAAGGAAGAGGCTTTGGCTGCAAGAGCTCCATTCTCGTTCAACGATGTTGTGTATTGA
- the LOC103830153 gene encoding probable LRR receptor-like serine/threonine-protein kinase At1g56140 produces MGRLYIAVAVWLVSMTCLFNAVRAQNGTRATTDPDEARALNKIFETWKITATEAWNKSGELCSGAAIDDSISIDNLFYNPLIKCDCSFVGSTICRIIALRARGMNVTGPIPQELWSLVYISNLNLNQNFLSGSLSPGIGNLTRMQWMTFGANALSGPLPKEIGLLTDLRSLAVDMNNFSGSLPPEIGNCTRLVKIYIGSSGLTGELPSSFVNLVNLEEAWINDIQLTGPIPAFIGNWTSLTTLRILGTNLSGPIPSTFANLVSLTELRLGEISNSRSSLHFIRNMKSLSVLVLRNNNLTGTIPSNIADYLQLRQLDLSFNNLTGQIPPSLFNSSQLTHLFLGNNKLSGSLPIQKSSSLSNLDVSYNDLTGNLPSWVRLPNLQLNLIANHFTVGRSDRRVFPGLDCLQKSFPCNRGKGVYFNFSVNCGGPDIRSSIGALYEKDEGELGPASSFVSKKQRWAVSNVGLFTGSNSNQYRALSDTPFANTSDSELFQSARLSASSLRYYGLGLENGGYSVTLQFGEIQIQGSGTWTSLGRRLFDIYVQGKLVEKDFDVHRTANGSTSRVIQRVYKANVSENYVEIHLFWAGKGTCCIPAQGTYGPLVSAISATPDFIPTVANKLPPESKKKIGIIAGAIVGAGMISILVIAIILIIRRKRKRAADEEVLHSLDIRPYTFSYSELRGATQDFNSSNKLGEGGFGPVFKGKLNDGREIAVKQLSVASRQGKGQFVAEIATISAVQHRNLVKLYGCCIEGNQRMLVYEYLSNHSLDQALFEENSLQLGWSDRFEICLGVAKGLAYMHEESSPRIVHRDVKASNILLDSDLIPKLSDFGLAKLYDDKKTHISTRVAGTIGYLSPEYVMLGHLTEKTDVFAFGIVALEIVSGRPNSSPEMDEEKQYLLEWAWSLHQENRDMEVVDAGLTGYDEEEVKRVIGVAFLCTQTDHTVRPAMSRVVGMLTGNVEITEANAKPGYVSERTFENAMSFMSGGSTSSSLVLPPDTPKNPSK; encoded by the exons ATGGGGAGGCTGTATATCGCAGTCGCAGTTTGGTTGGTGTCCATGACTTGTCTATTTAATGCGGTTCGAGCACAGAACGGAACCAGAGCTACTACTGATCCCGACGAAG CTCGGGCTCTGAACAAGATCTTCGAGACGTGGAAGATAACGGCGACGGAAGCATGGAACAAAAGCGGCGAACTCTGCAGCGGAGCAGCCATCGACGACAGCATCAGCATCGACAACTTGTTCTACAACCCTCTCATAAAATGCGACTGTTCCTTTGTCGGCTCCACCATCTGCCGCATCATCGCTCT GAGGGCACGTGGGATGAATGTTACCGGACCTATTCCTCAAGAGCTTTGGAGTCTCGTTTACATCTCTAATCT GAACCTTAATCAGAATTTCTTGAGTGGCTCCTTGTCTCCTGGCATTGGTAATCTGACTCGCATGCAGTGGAT GACTTTTGGGGCCAATGCTTTGTCCGGTCCACTCCCCAAGGAGATAGGATTGCTCACTGATTTAAGATCTCT CGCTGTTGATATGAATAATTTCTCCGGTTCTCTACCACCTGAGATTGGAAATTGCACCAGGCTTGTCAAAAT ATACATTGGAAGTTCAGGACTTACTGGTGAACTTCCTTCATCATTTGTTAATCTTGTCAACTTGGAAGAAGc TTGGATTAATGATATCCAACTTACAGGTCCCATACCTGCCTTCATAGGAAATTGGACCAGTCTTACTACTCT GAGAATTCTGGGGACTAATTTGAGTGGTCCAATTCCATCTACATTTGCCAACTTAGTTTCGTTGACAGAACT GAGACTAGGTGAAATATCCAACAGCCGTTCTTCTCTTCATTTCATCCGCAACATGAAATCTCTAAGTGTCCT AGTATTACGGAACAATAATCTTACAGGCACGATACCTTCCAATATTGCAGATTACTTGCAACTGCGACAACT TGATTTGAGTTTCAACAACCTAACTGGGCAGATTCCACCTTCGCTTTTCAACTCAAGCCAACTTACTCACTT GTTTCTGGGAAATAACAAGTTGAGCGGTTCCTTACCCATTCAAAAGAGTTCCTCTCTTAGTAATCT AGATGTTTCATACAATGATTTGACAGGAAATCTTCCTTCTTGGGTTCGCCTACCAAACTTGCAACT TAACCTGATTGCGAACCACTTTACAGTAGGACGGTCTGACAGAAG GGTTTTCCCCGGACTGGACTGCCTCCAGAAGAGTTTCCCCTGCAATCGAGGAAAAGGCGTAT ATTTCAACTTTTCTGTCAACTGTGGAGGCCCGGATATCAGGTCCAGTATTGGAGCTTTGTATGAGAAAGACGAGGGGGAGCTTGGACCAGCTTCATCTTTCGTAAGTAAAAAACAGAGATGGGCAGTCAGCAATGTAGGACTATTTACTGGAAGTAACAGCAATCAATACCGAGCTCTTTCAGACACACCATTTGCAAACACTTCTGACTCAGAGCTTTTCCAATCAGCGAGGCTCTCTGCATCTTCTCTAAGGTATTACGGTCTGGGGCTAGAAAATGGAGGCTATAGTGTAACACTTCAGTTTGGTGAAATACAAATACAAGGTTCTGGTACCTGGACAAGTCTTGGAAGGCGACTTTTCGATATATATGTCCAG ggaAAACTTGTTGAAAAGGATTTTGATGTGCATAGAACAGCTAACGGTTCTACTTCCCGGGTGATTCAAAGAGTTTATAAAGCAAATGTATCTGAAAATTACGTTGAAATTCATCTTTTCTGGGCTGGAAAAGGGACATGTTGTATTCCTGCTCAAGGGACATATGGGCCGTTAGTCTCTGCTATCAGTGCAACGCCAG ATTTCATACCTACTGTAGCTAATAAGTTGCCCCCGGAATCCAAGAAAAAAATTGGTATAATTGCAGGGGCCATTGTAGGAGCAGGAATGATAAGTATCTTGGTGATTGCCATCATCTTAATCATCCGTCGGAAAAGAAAAAGGGCGGCTGATGAAGAAG TGCTACACAGCTTGGACATAAGACCCTACACCTTTAGTTACTCAGAACTCAGAGGTGCAACTCAAGATTTTAATTCTTCCAACAAGCTTGGTGAGGGAGGATTTGGACCTGTTTTTAAG GGGAAACTGAACGATGGAAGAGAGATAGCCGTGAAGCAGTTGTCAGTTGCATCGAGGCAAGGCAAGGGTCAATTTGTTGCGGAGATTGCCACTATATCAGCTGTTCAGCATCGCAACCTTGTAAAACTGTACGGATGCTGCATCGAGGGGAACCAGCGTATGCTTGTGTATGAATACCTCTCAAACCACAGTCTAGATCAAGCTCTGTTTG AGGAAAATAGCTTGCAACTTGGTTGGTCAGACCGTTTCGAGATATGCTTAGGAGTAGCAAAAGGTTTGGCATATATGCATGAGGAGTCAAGTCCTCGTATAGTGCACAGGGATGTGAAGGCAAGCAATATTCTGCTGGACTCGGACCTGATACCAAAACTCTCTGACTTTGGATTGGCCAAACTATATGATGATAAGAAGACGCACATAAGTACCCGAGTTGCAGGGACCAT AGGGTATCTGTCACCGGAATACGTGATGCTTGGACATCTTACGGAGAAGACGGATGTGTTTGCCTTTGGTATAGTGGCTCTGGAAATTGTAAGCGGAAGGCCCAACTCCTCTCCAGAAATGGATGAGGAGAAACAATACCTTCTCGAATGGGCATGGAGCCTACACCAAGAGAATCGTGATATGGAAGTGGTAGATGCGGGTCTAACAGGATATGACGAGGAAGAAGTGAAACGTGTAATAGGGGTAGCCTTCTTGTGCACACAGACAGATCACACAGTACGGCCAGCAATGTCCCGAGTGGTAGGCATGTTGACGGGGAATGTGGAGATAACGGAAGCCAATGCGAAGCCAGGGTACGTCTCTGAGAGAACATTCGAGAACGCAATGAGCTTCATGAGTGGTGGTTCAACGAGCTCGAGCTTGGTATTGCCCCCTGACACTCCAAAGAATCCTTCCAAGTAG